The following are from one region of the Bacillota bacterium genome:
- a CDS encoding endonuclease, with protein sequence MMVEVWADIEGFEGYYQVSNLGNVRSLDRTIVQSNNKIRHFKGRILKQKIDKDGYATVMLRKRTEGVRKSVTVHRLVAEAFIPNLDNKPTINHRNGIKTDNSAQNLEWSTHRENTTHAIRTGLIDIEHFKKNVTCLANEKRKKKVLQISNGEVVAVYGSIPEAAEAMKIKYPKVVRDCCHGRRKTAYGYQWRFAS encoded by the coding sequence ATGATGGTGGAAGTATGGGCTGACATTGAAGGGTTCGAGGGATATTACCAGGTATCAAATTTAGGCAACGTCCGGTCCCTTGATAGAACAATTGTTCAATCAAATAACAAGATAAGGCATTTCAAGGGCAGGATATTAAAACAAAAAATAGACAAGGATGGTTACGCAACGGTGATGCTCAGAAAAAGGACCGAAGGAGTACGGAAAAGCGTAACTGTTCACAGGTTAGTTGCTGAAGCTTTTATCCCAAATCTAGACAATAAACCTACTATCAATCATAGAAACGGAATCAAAACCGACAATTCGGCACAAAACCTTGAATGGTCAACGCATCGAGAAAACACTACGCACGCCATTCGTACAGGGCTTATTGACATTGAACATTTTAAGAAGAATGTAACTTGTTTAGCCAACGAAAAGAGAAAGAAAAAGGTTCTGCAGATAAGTAACGGTGAGGTGGTTGCAGTCTACGGCAGCATTCCTGAAGCTGCGGAAGCCATGAAGATAAAATATCCAAAAGTCGTAAGAGATTGTTGCCATGGAAGAAGGAAAACAGCTTATGGCTATCAATGGAGATTTGCAAGTTAG
- a CDS encoding DUF2190 family protein: MGRKVSDGKSVRVTVPENTVIEQGKFYLLDGFFGMAIQSVTTGAGQTAEVVLDIEQAEYETSQINTADAFNKGDKVFYDTSAKVLTTNANADASGNPQNRPVGRVTLAKDANDVIWFELGPQVLAH; encoded by the coding sequence GTGGGACGCAAGGTAAGTGATGGGAAGTCTGTTAGGGTTACCGTGCCGGAGAACACGGTGATTGAGCAGGGCAAGTTTTACCTGCTGGATGGCTTTTTCGGGATGGCGATTCAGAGTGTAACGACAGGTGCCGGGCAAACGGCTGAGGTGGTGCTGGATATTGAGCAGGCGGAGTATGAGACAAGTCAGATCAATACCGCTGACGCATTCAATAAGGGCGATAAGGTGTTCTATGACACTTCTGCCAAGGTCTTGACCACGAATGCGAATGCAGATGCCAGCGGTAACCCTCAGAACCGGCCTGTAGGGCGCGTGACCCTCGCCAAGGATGCCAATGACGTTATCTGGTTCGAGCTGGGTCCGCAGGTTCTGGCTCATTAA
- a CDS encoding DNA cytosine methyltransferase, with protein MNAKYYGVPQSRERMIFIGVREDLGIEPSHPKPQMRPVTVREALEGVDMGYLPPKAVSPKKMSLVRMIPPGRTGADVTGGSYFNVARLAWDRPSPTILKTGYMMGVPVRLHPDEDRGFSIGELRRLASFPDDFQFVGTWEDAWARIGNAVPPLLMKAVAEHIRDNILIHCAGCEVRAASAV; from the coding sequence ATGAATGCCAAGTATTATGGAGTACCTCAGAGTAGGGAACGTATGATTTTTATTGGAGTCCGTGAAGACCTAGGGATTGAACCAAGTCATCCGAAACCTCAGATGAGGCCGGTTACTGTCCGAGAGGCTTTAGAAGGTGTGGACATGGGATATTTGCCGCCCAAGGCTGTTTCTCCCAAGAAAATGTCGCTTGTTCGGATGATACCGCCGGGCCGTACTGGTGCCGATGTGACGGGAGGCAGTTATTTCAATGTGGCCCGTCTTGCCTGGGACCGGCCTTCCCCCACTATATTGAAGACTGGATATATGATGGGTGTACCTGTGAGGCTTCATCCTGACGAGGACCGGGGGTTCTCGATAGGGGAACTTAGGCGATTGGCTTCGTTTCCTGATGACTTTCAGTTTGTTGGTACATGGGAGGACGCTTGGGCGCGAATAGGAAACGCGGTGCCTCCTTTGCTTATGAAGGCTGTTGCAGAGCATATAAGGGACAACATTCTTATACACTGCGCTGGATGTGAAGTCAGGGCTGCAAGCGCCGTGTAA
- a CDS encoding phage portal protein, with protein MKAKQKRAGWLGRAVGEISKLRDLWTVSSWRIVGGAYSRPYRLDSSRVDYRRAKALYNNTDDNYKLGAGFAKPVINTAVGFMGVPRFRSEDEEAQAVLDDFFGANVSRMQQTHRDALRDGDCFVWVTREEADNAILYPEVKTRLVYNIIPPEQVSQVIRDPITRQVKEYVLYSEHVWLDDSGIQRRARVTQRISKERRVIRVEGDMPPDITPGEEDNPWGFIPIVHFKNEGDETEEFGRSDLEPIEPFMKAYHDVMLHAIQGSKLHSTPRLKLRLKDISAFLARNFGVLNPEEFTRKGGSINLDGHELLFFADDEDADFVEVKSAIGDAEPLLKLLYYCIVDTSETPEFAFGVHTPSSLSSVKEQMPILIRRVARKREHFTESWQLLARVVLAMTAQAEGKRFSTYATTLEWDVIDPRDGKEVAEELNLITQSLNTALQGGFISLDAAAQFLAQYIGTMNDYISDDPEVPGERERILKTRLLMSRLEEGQLLESEKKVLTA; from the coding sequence ATGAAGGCAAAGCAGAAGAGGGCAGGATGGCTCGGACGGGCTGTGGGTGAAATATCGAAGCTGAGGGACCTCTGGACTGTTTCTAGCTGGCGCATTGTTGGAGGAGCCTATTCCAGGCCATACCGCCTGGATTCCAGCAGGGTGGATTACAGGAGAGCAAAAGCCCTCTATAACAATACGGATGACAACTATAAACTGGGTGCCGGATTCGCGAAACCTGTGATCAATACCGCAGTGGGCTTTATGGGCGTCCCGCGGTTTAGGTCTGAGGATGAGGAGGCCCAGGCCGTCCTGGATGACTTTTTCGGCGCGAATGTCAGTCGTATGCAGCAGACTCATAGGGATGCCCTGCGCGATGGAGACTGCTTTGTCTGGGTCACGAGGGAAGAAGCCGATAATGCTATTCTTTATCCTGAGGTGAAGACACGCCTTGTATACAACATCATCCCTCCTGAGCAGGTGTCGCAGGTTATCCGGGACCCTATCACCCGGCAGGTAAAGGAGTATGTGCTGTATTCTGAGCATGTCTGGCTGGATGATTCGGGAATTCAGAGACGTGCCAGGGTGACACAGAGGATCAGCAAGGAGCGGAGGGTGATCCGGGTAGAGGGCGATATGCCGCCGGATATTACTCCGGGTGAAGAGGATAACCCTTGGGGGTTCATCCCTATAGTTCATTTTAAGAACGAGGGCGACGAGACGGAGGAATTCGGGCGGAGCGACCTGGAGCCGATTGAGCCGTTTATGAAGGCGTATCATGATGTTATGCTCCATGCTATCCAGGGCAGCAAGCTGCACAGCACACCCAGATTGAAACTGAGGTTGAAGGATATATCAGCATTCCTTGCCCGGAATTTTGGTGTTCTAAACCCTGAGGAATTCACCAGGAAGGGCGGTTCCATTAATCTGGATGGGCACGAGTTGCTATTCTTCGCGGATGATGAGGACGCCGATTTTGTCGAGGTTAAATCCGCTATCGGTGATGCAGAACCGTTATTGAAACTGCTGTATTACTGTATCGTGGATACTAGCGAGACTCCGGAGTTCGCGTTCGGAGTGCATACGCCTAGTTCCCTTAGCTCCGTGAAGGAGCAGATGCCTATTCTGATTCGCAGGGTTGCGCGAAAACGCGAACACTTCACCGAGTCCTGGCAGCTTCTTGCCCGTGTCGTCCTAGCTATGACTGCGCAGGCGGAGGGCAAGAGGTTTAGCACATACGCTACTACCCTTGAATGGGACGTTATTGACCCGAGGGATGGGAAAGAGGTAGCGGAGGAGCTTAACCTTATAACCCAGTCGCTTAACACTGCCCTTCAGGGTGGATTCATTAGCCTGGATGCGGCAGCTCAATTCCTGGCGCAGTATATCGGGACGATGAATGACTATATCAGCGATGACCCGGAAGTCCCCGGGGAGAGGGAACGGATACTGAAGACCAGGCTTTTGATGTCCCGCTTAGAGGAGGGCCAATTATTGGAGAGTGAAAAGAAGGTGTTGACGGCATAA